In Anthocerotibacter panamensis C109, the sequence GGAAAGGCTGGTGGGGAGGACATCCAAAGCGGGGGCCTGGAGGTGGGCGACCATCACGGCACTCACGCCAGCCGCGATCAGTGCCTGGAAGGGCGGCCAATGTTCGCGCTCCAGGGTGAGCCGCGTGGTCTGGAGCATGGGCAGTTCTAGATGGGAATCACCGTCTACATCCCCATGACCGGGGAAGTGTTTGGCGCAGGTCAACACGCCCCCCGCCTGGAGCCCTTGGAGGAAGGCTAGACTCTCTCGGGTCACCTGCTCTGGGGTTGCGCCGAAGGCTCGCACATTGATGACTGGATTGCTGGGATTAGCATTGACGTCGGCGATGGGAGCCAAGACCCAGTTCACTCCGACACTACGGGCCTCTCGGGCGGTGATGAGTCCTGCTTGAGCGCTGGCTTGACTCCCGCACGCGGCCAAAGCCAGGGCGGGCGGGAGCCGGGTGCATCCTCGAACGTGTTGACCGGCCCCTTCTTCGAGATCCGCGCAGACGAGGAGGGGCTGCGGGCTCATCGCTTGGAAGCGTTGGACTTTAGCCGAGGTTTCGCCAACTTCACCTCCATAGAGCAGGATTCCTCCAATGTGGTAGCGCTCGATGGCTTGAGTCAGGTCCGCCAAACTCAGTTCCCGCTCGGGATAGCGGCGGTCTTCATCTTGGGTGAAGCCGCTGGTGCGGACTACGAAGAGTTGCCCGACTTGCTCTTCCAGGGTTAGATTCGCCAGTTCTGGCAGGTCCAACATGACGTGCTCCTCCATGTGCCGCACCTGCCCATCCTATAGCGCCGATTATACAGCCAAGGGACTCCCCTGCCGGTCCAGCGTCCGGTACTGAATAGCCTCCGCCACATGCGCAGTCTGAATATCCTGAGACCCAGTCAAGTCCGCTACCGTCCGGGCGACTTTGAGGATGCGGTCGTAGGAGCGAGCTGTCATACCCAGGCGCGAGATAGCCATCTGGAGCAGCGTCCGACCAGCTTCATCCAACAGACAAAATTCCCGCAGGTGATGGGTCTGCATTTGGGCGTTGCAGGTGATGCCCTGGTCTCGAAAGCGACTCAGTTGCCGCTCTCGGGCATACAGAACCCTTTGGCGGACCTGCTCGGAGCTTTCGGCGCGACTCAGGCGGGTCATCTCTTCGGGCTTGAGGTTGTCCACCTGTACATGGAGGTCAATGCGGTCAAGGAGCGGTCCCGAAAGTTTCCCCCAATAGCGCTGGCGAGCCAAAGGAGAGCAGATACACTGAGGCGGGCCACCTCCTGGACGCGGTTTTGGGCCACAGGGGCAGGGGTTGGCGCTCAGAACCAGAGAAGTCCGCGCCGGGAAGACCACTTGTTGTCGGGTCCGTGAAATCAGGACTTCGCCATCTTCTAGGGGTTGGCGCAGGCACTCGATCACCTCCCGCCGGAACTCAACGGCTTCATCGAGAAAGAGCACCCCCCCATGGGCCAGCGAAACTTCTCCAGGGCGCGGAAAGGTTCCTCCCCCGACCAAAGCAGCACCGGAGGCGGAGTGATGAGGCGCTCGAAAGGGGCGCTCCATCATCAGGTGCCCCCGCTGTTTGAGCAGTCCCGCGACCGAGTAGATCTTGGTTACCTGGAGGGCTTCTTCGCGGGTCAGCGGCGGTAGGATACCGGGGAGGCGGCGGGCGAGCATGGTTTTGCCGGTGCCGGGAGGACCGACAAGTAAAAGATTATGACCGCCTGCGGCGGCGATTTCTAAGGAACGTTTGCCCACACTCTGGCCTTTGACATCAGCGAGGTCCAAGTTTAGCAAGGGGGGCGCGAGGGACGCCGGGGCTGGCTGGGCACGGGTATAGCGCTCGGGATGGGTGAGAAATTCCACGACTTGGACCAGATTTGCTAGACCGTAGACTTCGATATCTTCGAGGACGGCTGCCTCTTCGCGGTTGGCATAGGGGACGACCATACCCTTAAATCCCATGCACCGCGCCCCATCCGCGACGGGCAAAGCGCCCCGGACGGGTTTGAGCGTCCCTTCCAAAGACAGTTCCCCTACAAATAACAGGCCATGGAGGAGGCTGGGCTCCAATTGTCCGGTGGCGGCGAGGACGCCCAAGGCGATGGCAAGATCAAAACTAGGGCCTTCTTTGCGCAGGTCGGCAGGGGCAAGGTTGACGATAACTTTGCGCTGTGGATAGGCAAACCCGGAGTTGCGCAGGGCGGCGCGGACCCGTTCGCGGGATTCCTGGACAGCAGTGTCGGGTAGACCGACGATGACGGTTTGGGGCAATCCGGCGGAGAGATCGACTTCGACCGTGACTTGGACAGCATCAATACCCATCAAGGCGGCGCTATAGACGCGGGCTAACATAGGGGCTCACAAAGTTGTACTGGGCAGTTATACCCTACCGATTCTTTACTTTGGTCGTGCGCTACTGATGAAGTGGCTACCAACGAGCCCGCGATTGGGTGGTTGCGTTGGAGCCTGCTTTAACGAGGAGCCTTAGAGCTTGCGGGTGTAGACTCCCTTGATAATCGCTACAAAAGTCTTACCGCCATCCATACTCTGCTCATAGAGGTAATCAACTTTGTCCGCCGTAATGTTGTAGTAGGTCTGCCGATTGGTGACCGCTTTGCCCTGCTGTGTGGCTTGACCGAGCATCACCATTTTGCCATCCTTAAATTCACCCAGAAAACTGATCAAGTTGGGCATGGTGTTGTCAATCCACACCTGTTGCCACATTTTTTTGTCAGGCAGATAGGTAGTCAGGCTGGTGCCTTTGATATAGGAATCCTGATAGTTTTGCTGGAGGGCACAGCCATCCAGAATATAGTGAATGTTGTCGTCGGCTTTGATTTCCTGCCATTGGTCCTCGGTGGGGCTTGCTTTGACTTGAGAGACTACCTTCCATGCTCCGACCCAAAAGGCAAACGCTTTCATGGCGGGCAGGTCGCAGGCTTTGGAGATTTTGACGGACTCGTCAGCAGCGCGCGACGGGCTCATCGGCAGGAGGGTAAAAAGAGTGAGACTGAGCAGGAAGGGACGAAGCCGTTGGAGCATGGGGAAGTTCCTACGTTGGAGAGACTAGCAGCGCTGTTTTGCCAAGCAAGCGTCAAGGGGCTGTTTTGAGCGGCTGGATTGCACTGGGCTCAGAAGCTAGATGGGCGGTTTGTCTGTTGCATGAAGCTTCCTTGTTGACGGCTTGCGAGGCGGGCTTTACCGGACTTGGCCCACTCTTGGAGTTTTTGGATCTGTTCTTGG encodes:
- a CDS encoding DUF1579 family protein, producing MLQRLRPFLLSLTLFTLLPMSPSRAADESVKISKACDLPAMKAFAFWVGAWKVVSQVKASPTEDQWQEIKADDNIHYILDGCALQQNYQDSYIKGTSLTTYLPDKKMWQQVWIDNTMPNLISFLGEFKDGKMVMLGQATQQGKAVTNRQTYYNITADKVDYLYEQSMDGGKTFVAIIKGVYTRKL
- a CDS encoding YifB family Mg chelatase-like AAA ATPase, whose amino-acid sequence is MLARVYSAALMGIDAVQVTVEVDLSAGLPQTVIVGLPDTAVQESRERVRAALRNSGFAYPQRKVIVNLAPADLRKEGPSFDLAIALGVLAATGQLEPSLLHGLLFVGELSLEGTLKPVRGALPVADGARCMGFKGMVVPYANREEAAVLEDIEVYGLANLVQVVEFLTHPERYTRAQPAPASLAPPLLNLDLADVKGQSVGKRSLEIAAAGGHNLLLVGPPGTGKTMLARRLPGILPPLTREEALQVTKIYSVAGLLKQRGHLMMERPFRAPHHSASGAALVGGGTFPRPGEVSLAHGGVLFLDEAVEFRREVIECLRQPLEDGEVLISRTRQQVVFPARTSLVLSANPCPCGPKPRPGGGPPQCICSPLARQRYWGKLSGPLLDRIDLHVQVDNLKPEEMTRLSRAESSEQVRQRVLYARERQLSRFRDQGITCNAQMQTHHLREFCLLDEAGRTLLQMAISRLGMTARSYDRILKVARTVADLTGSQDIQTAHVAEAIQYRTLDRQGSPLAV